A single genomic interval of Amycolatopsis albispora harbors:
- a CDS encoding DNA/RNA helicase domain-containing protein codes for MDAYEKHKKHPAVQVHENLLALKVHHSMFDDRYVNLVGASYLHNLKEPEYQWIRHVSPRNGIPTFTVRSPGELGKFLRDNFSAQSGADAAEALLDRRRSNSLIEPEVGAIVAGHTKFSLVENQLTAVTTVAEALDSWAPVGTKKVFVVSGRAGSGKSLIALTLLGQALNARREACYVSGGIASRETFKRASNGRRQAFATLNNIADNRAANELDLILCDEAHRLTERPMKGSYSMRPGESSVSVVVTRAKVPVFFIDGDQRLFSDEVWSPEALTSELHDLGTEVVPITLDRVLRAVGSATYDTWVQHLLAGDPLPWKPDGGNDPEPFQLYYSDSAATMERFLRDKENEGESARISAGICWKWEDRSGTDPEVNPEPGWARPWNAGDQHNTPGVPKRRFWATEPGGFGQIGCVHTAQGLEYEWGGVIMGPDLTWDGGSWKVHREHVRSKANRINADEDLRRAIRNAYGVLMTRSIRGTVLYSVDSATRKLFADLGVHKL; via the coding sequence TTGGACGCATACGAGAAGCACAAAAAGCACCCCGCCGTGCAGGTGCACGAGAACCTGCTCGCACTCAAGGTGCACCACAGCATGTTCGATGACCGTTATGTGAACCTTGTCGGTGCGTCATATCTGCACAACTTGAAGGAACCAGAATACCAATGGATACGGCACGTTTCACCTCGCAACGGCATACCGACGTTCACGGTCCGCTCCCCCGGTGAGCTGGGGAAATTCCTGAGAGACAACTTCAGTGCGCAGTCGGGTGCCGACGCCGCTGAAGCACTGCTCGACCGACGTCGCTCCAACTCCTTGATCGAGCCGGAGGTGGGAGCGATCGTAGCGGGGCACACGAAGTTCAGCTTGGTGGAGAACCAGCTGACCGCCGTGACGACCGTGGCGGAGGCGCTGGACAGCTGGGCACCGGTCGGCACGAAGAAGGTCTTCGTCGTCAGCGGCCGAGCTGGGAGCGGCAAGTCACTGATCGCATTGACACTGCTCGGACAGGCACTCAATGCCAGGCGGGAAGCCTGCTACGTATCAGGGGGGATCGCGTCACGCGAAACCTTCAAACGCGCTTCCAACGGGCGGCGGCAAGCCTTCGCCACCCTCAACAACATCGCCGACAACCGGGCGGCGAACGAGCTGGACCTGATCCTGTGCGACGAGGCGCACCGGCTGACGGAACGCCCGATGAAGGGCTCCTACTCCATGCGACCCGGCGAATCCTCGGTCTCCGTGGTCGTCACACGGGCGAAGGTGCCGGTCTTCTTCATTGACGGTGACCAACGTCTGTTTTCGGACGAGGTCTGGTCACCGGAAGCGCTCACCAGCGAGCTCCACGACCTCGGCACGGAGGTCGTGCCGATCACCCTGGACCGGGTGCTCCGCGCCGTGGGTAGCGCGACGTACGACACGTGGGTCCAGCACCTGCTCGCAGGCGACCCACTGCCCTGGAAGCCGGATGGCGGGAACGATCCTGAGCCGTTCCAGCTCTACTACTCCGACAGCGCCGCCACCATGGAGCGCTTTCTCCGTGATAAGGAGAACGAGGGAGAAAGCGCTCGGATCAGCGCCGGGATCTGCTGGAAGTGGGAAGATCGCAGCGGCACTGATCCGGAGGTCAACCCGGAGCCGGGTTGGGCACGCCCGTGGAACGCCGGCGACCAGCACAACACACCCGGCGTCCCGAAGCGGCGATTCTGGGCGACCGAACCCGGTGGCTTCGGGCAGATCGGCTGCGTGCACACCGCGCAGGGCCTCGAGTACGAGTGGGGCGGTGTGATCATGGGCCCCGACCTCACCTGGGACGGCGGTAGCTGGAAGGTCCACCGCGAACACGTGCGGAGCAAGGCCAACAGGATCAATGCGGACGAAGACCTCCGGCGCGCGATCCGAAACGCCTACGGGGTGCTCATGACTCGTTCGATCCGCGGCACGGTGCTCTACTCGGTCGATTCTGCCACGAGGAAGCTCTTCGCCGACCTAGGCGTCCACAAGTTGTGA
- a CDS encoding winged helix-turn-helix transcriptional regulator, with protein MQDPCQAREVLGIVGDKWALLIVRMLKDGPRRFTELKRSIDGIRQRMLTVTLRDLERDGILTRTVRNVMPPHVSYELTTMGRTLREATAPLLEWSITHLPHIDAARAAYDSR; from the coding sequence ATGCAGGACCCGTGCCAGGCCCGCGAAGTACTCGGCATCGTCGGGGACAAGTGGGCGCTGCTGATCGTGCGCATGCTCAAGGACGGCCCGCGGCGCTTCACCGAGCTCAAGCGGTCCATCGACGGGATCAGGCAGCGCATGCTCACGGTGACGCTGCGGGATCTCGAGCGCGACGGGATCCTGACGCGCACGGTCCGCAACGTCATGCCGCCGCACGTGAGCTACGAGCTGACCACGATGGGCCGCACCCTGCGGGAGGCCACCGCGCCGCTGCTCGAGTGGAGCATCACGCACCTGCCCCACATCGACGCCGCCCGCGCGGCGTACGACAGCCGTTGA
- a CDS encoding alpha/beta fold hydrolase — translation MATFLLVHGAWHSGRSWDRVVPLLESAGHRVLAPSLTGYGDQAHLLSPEVGLGTHVDDIVGLIEAERLDDVVLVGHSYAGMVISGVAHRVPERIAHLVFLDAMVPEDGEAAVDVHPVTKQLVDLAVDGWRVPPMPEQPPPLGLFGVTDPEDVAWLRSMLSDQPVRCLLEPARLDNPAARTIPRTHIHCLADRPAGITRRPVPAGERVRELPTGHDCMITMPAELTELLVEAAR, via the coding sequence ATGGCCACCTTTCTGCTGGTACACGGCGCCTGGCACAGCGGGCGGAGCTGGGACCGCGTGGTCCCGCTGCTGGAATCGGCCGGGCACCGGGTGCTCGCGCCGTCGCTGACCGGTTACGGCGACCAGGCACACCTGCTGAGCCCCGAAGTCGGGCTCGGCACCCACGTGGACGACATCGTCGGCCTGATCGAAGCTGAGCGTCTCGACGACGTCGTCCTCGTCGGGCACAGCTACGCCGGGATGGTCATCTCGGGCGTCGCCCACCGGGTTCCGGAGCGGATCGCTCACCTGGTGTTCCTGGACGCGATGGTGCCCGAAGACGGCGAAGCCGCGGTCGACGTCCATCCCGTCACCAAGCAGCTCGTCGACCTCGCCGTCGACGGCTGGCGGGTCCCGCCGATGCCGGAACAGCCGCCCCCGCTCGGCCTGTTCGGCGTCACCGACCCCGAGGACGTCGCCTGGTTGCGCTCGATGCTGTCGGACCAGCCGGTGCGGTGCCTGCTCGAACCCGCCCGGCTGGACAACCCGGCCGCGCGCACGATCCCGCGTACGCACATCCACTGCCTCGCGGACCGGCCGGCGGGCATCACCCGGCGCCCTGTCCCGGCAGGCGAGCGGGTGCGAGAACTGCCCACCGGCCACGACTGCATGATCACCATGCCCGCCGAACTGACCGAGTTGCTGGTCGAAGCAGCCCGGTAG
- a CDS encoding polyprenyl synthetase family protein — translation MSAPAFESAPVNPGVVLARRLLPPVLGEWIDRLGGELATVCGYQLGLCDDTGRPTGGVSGKLLRPAFALLCGAATGARPADVVPSGAAIELLHNASLIHDDIMDGDRERRHRPTVWARFGEATAILAGDALIALGFEVLAAQRHAATARSVTLLAKTLRLLARGQELDLRFESETGVTVDECLAMMTGKTGVLLGCACRLGVAHSGAPAEWAVRFERFGVHLGVAFQLADDLLGIWGDPAVTGKPVGADLRARKKSAPVAAALAAGTAGSARIASLYAKPEALTDAEVAQLTELVEEAGGREWTRAEADRRVSAAWDLIDVLDLDGPARAGLAALTGSLLDRDH, via the coding sequence ATGAGCGCCCCCGCGTTCGAAAGCGCGCCGGTCAATCCGGGTGTGGTGCTCGCCCGGCGCCTGCTGCCGCCGGTGCTGGGGGAGTGGATCGACCGGCTGGGCGGGGAACTCGCCACGGTCTGTGGCTACCAGCTGGGCCTGTGCGACGACACGGGCAGGCCGACCGGCGGGGTGAGCGGGAAGCTGCTGCGCCCGGCGTTCGCGCTGCTGTGCGGGGCGGCCACCGGTGCGCGACCGGCCGACGTGGTGCCGTCGGGCGCCGCGATCGAGTTGCTGCACAACGCTTCGCTCATCCACGACGACATCATGGACGGCGATCGCGAACGGCGGCACCGGCCGACCGTGTGGGCACGCTTCGGGGAAGCCACCGCGATATTGGCCGGTGACGCGCTGATCGCGCTGGGCTTCGAGGTGCTCGCCGCCCAGCGGCACGCCGCGACGGCGCGTTCGGTGACGCTGCTGGCGAAAACCTTGCGGCTGCTCGCCCGTGGACAGGAACTGGACCTGCGGTTCGAGTCCGAAACCGGGGTGACCGTGGACGAGTGCCTGGCGATGATGACCGGCAAGACCGGGGTGCTGCTCGGCTGCGCCTGCCGGCTCGGCGTGGCCCACTCGGGCGCGCCGGCGGAATGGGCGGTGCGGTTCGAGCGGTTCGGCGTGCACCTGGGCGTGGCCTTCCAGCTGGCCGACGACCTGCTGGGCATCTGGGGCGATCCGGCGGTCACCGGCAAACCGGTCGGGGCGGACCTGCGGGCACGCAAGAAGAGCGCACCGGTGGCCGCCGCGCTGGCCGCCGGGACCGCCGGGTCCGCGCGCATCGCCTCGCTCTACGCCAAACCCGAAGCCCTCACCGACGCCGAGGTGGCGCAGTTGACCGAACTGGTCGAGGAAGCGGGCGGTCGCGAGTGGACCCGCGCGGAAGCCGATCGCCGGGTGTCGGCCGCGTGGGACCTCATCGATGTGCTGGACCTCGACGGCCCCGCTCGCGCCGGCCTGGCCGCGCTGACCGGCAGCCTGCTCGACCGCGATCACTGA
- a CDS encoding terpene synthase family protein, protein MTGPVTRMVEAFEAIAPECNPHADAATAHLNRWVGEQGLIGRAAARERFDRAAFGWFAAITYPTASERDLGLVADWFAWLFLLDDQLDDGVLGRDPERTHQFLGALFGVLEGKGADPAGPSIVTSLADLWDRTTETASEAWRRRFVEHVVAGGLAAGWESANRVSGTIPGEADYVEKRRHTGAIYVCFDLIEIAEHLDVPAEVYDSEPFAEAVRAACDVVGWTNDLYSLDKETALGEYHNLVTVVQHARGIGQTEAIGVVAERITRRLREYLAAEPLIRKRHKEIEPYLAGLRSWMRGNLDWSASTRRYREALHDTENPASYLEPALIDRSAA, encoded by the coding sequence ATGACCGGCCCGGTGACCAGGATGGTCGAGGCGTTCGAGGCCATCGCCCCGGAGTGCAATCCGCACGCCGACGCCGCGACCGCGCACCTGAACCGGTGGGTGGGGGAGCAGGGGCTGATCGGGCGCGCGGCGGCGAGGGAGCGGTTCGACCGCGCTGCCTTCGGCTGGTTCGCCGCGATCACCTATCCGACGGCGAGCGAACGCGACCTCGGCCTGGTCGCCGACTGGTTCGCGTGGTTGTTCCTGCTCGACGACCAGCTCGACGACGGGGTGCTCGGCCGCGATCCCGAGCGCACGCACCAGTTCCTCGGTGCGCTTTTCGGCGTGCTGGAAGGAAAGGGCGCCGATCCGGCGGGGCCGTCGATCGTGACTTCGCTGGCCGACCTGTGGGACCGCACCACGGAAACGGCGAGCGAGGCGTGGCGGCGGCGGTTCGTCGAGCACGTGGTGGCCGGTGGGCTGGCGGCGGGCTGGGAGTCGGCGAACCGGGTCAGCGGCACGATTCCCGGTGAGGCCGACTACGTGGAGAAGCGGCGGCACACCGGCGCGATCTACGTCTGCTTCGACCTGATCGAGATCGCCGAACACCTGGACGTGCCGGCCGAGGTGTACGACAGCGAACCGTTCGCCGAGGCGGTGCGCGCGGCCTGTGACGTGGTGGGCTGGACGAACGACCTGTACTCGCTGGACAAGGAGACCGCGCTCGGCGAATACCACAACCTGGTCACCGTGGTGCAGCACGCGAGGGGGATCGGCCAGACCGAGGCGATCGGTGTGGTCGCGGAGCGGATCACGCGGCGGTTGCGCGAGTACCTCGCCGCCGAACCGCTGATCCGCAAGCGCCACAAGGAAATCGAGCCGTACCTCGCGGGCCTGCGGTCGTGGATGCGCGGCAACCTGGACTGGTCGGCGAGCACCCGGCGCTACCGGGAAGCGTTGCACGACACCGAAAACCCGGCGAGCTACCTGGAACCGGCGCTGATCGACCGGAGCGCGGCATGA
- a CDS encoding cytochrome P450 — protein MTNQAVDDRRARGAETGSARPVPRPSLRDEVRSTFAMRRDQVGFLNQMIGRYGDIVQIRVLGIKMAMLNHPDYFEHVLVRNHENYNKDTFLFRAIAPILRGGLIGNVGGEPWRHQRRTMQPSFHRPQVAGFALNMTDETAQMLDRWDRQYGPSDVVNVSTELGQLAMRIVFRSLFGAKVGARGKAIEDMFFEANQIACAFFRFPLIPLTWPTPSHRRLAEIIRTMDGFVADIIADRVRSGEQHDDLLDAMLHAVDDVTGTGLSEQQLHREVLNLIIGGYETTSNSVSWLMHTVGQHPEVQQRLLDEVDTVLNGRAPTFDDVLNLKYTRMIVDETLRLYTPAWQTMRSSIEEDVIGGFRIPAKSDLYLNIYALHRHPEFWPDPETFDPDRFTPDEVAKRPKQAYIPFGSGPRICIGKHFALTELVIILAMIAQRYRVVIPPGCGNVQPEPLITLHPKGGVHVRVVRR, from the coding sequence ATGACGAACCAGGCAGTCGATGATCGCCGTGCGCGCGGCGCGGAAACCGGTTCGGCGCGGCCGGTACCGCGGCCGAGCCTGCGCGACGAAGTGCGCAGCACCTTCGCGATGCGGCGGGACCAGGTCGGTTTCCTGAACCAGATGATCGGCCGGTACGGCGACATCGTGCAGATCAGGGTCCTGGGCATCAAGATGGCGATGCTGAACCACCCCGACTACTTCGAGCACGTGCTGGTGCGCAACCACGAGAACTACAACAAGGACACCTTCCTGTTCCGCGCGATCGCGCCGATCCTGCGTGGCGGGCTGATCGGCAACGTCGGCGGTGAGCCGTGGCGGCACCAGCGGCGGACCATGCAGCCCTCGTTCCACCGGCCGCAGGTGGCCGGCTTCGCGTTGAACATGACCGACGAAACCGCGCAGATGCTGGATCGCTGGGACCGCCAGTACGGGCCGTCGGACGTGGTCAACGTCAGCACCGAACTCGGCCAGCTGGCCATGCGGATCGTGTTCCGCTCGCTGTTCGGCGCGAAGGTCGGCGCCCGCGGCAAGGCGATCGAAGACATGTTCTTCGAGGCCAACCAGATCGCCTGCGCGTTCTTCCGCTTCCCGCTGATCCCGCTGACCTGGCCGACGCCCTCGCACCGCAGGCTGGCCGAGATCATCCGGACGATGGACGGGTTCGTCGCCGACATCATCGCCGACCGGGTGCGCAGCGGGGAGCAGCACGACGACCTGCTCGACGCGATGCTGCACGCGGTCGACGACGTGACCGGCACCGGCCTGTCCGAGCAGCAGCTGCACCGCGAGGTGCTCAACCTGATCATCGGCGGCTACGAGACCACCAGCAACTCGGTGTCCTGGCTGATGCATACCGTCGGGCAGCACCCCGAAGTGCAGCAGCGGCTGCTCGACGAGGTCGATACCGTCCTCAATGGACGCGCGCCGACCTTCGACGACGTGCTGAACCTCAAGTACACCAGGATGATCGTCGACGAGACGCTGCGGTTGTACACGCCGGCCTGGCAGACGATGCGGTCCTCGATCGAGGAGGACGTGATCGGCGGCTTCCGGATCCCGGCGAAGTCGGATCTGTACCTCAACATCTACGCGCTGCACCGGCACCCGGAGTTCTGGCCGGATCCCGAGACCTTCGATCCGGACCGCTTCACCCCGGACGAGGTCGCCAAGCGGCCCAAGCAGGCCTACATCCCGTTCGGCAGCGGCCCGCGCATCTGCATCGGCAAGCACTTCGCGCTGACCGAGCTGGTGATCATCCTGGCGATGATCGCGCAGCGGTACCGCGTGGTGATCCCGCCAGGCTGTGGCAACGTGCAGCCGGAACCGCTGATCACCCTGCACCCCAAAGGCGGGGTGCACGTCCGGGTGGTCCGGCGATGA
- a CDS encoding nuclear transport factor 2 family protein, giving the protein MKIELAERWATAFNNHDAAAFVACYAETGILEDKALRRTFRGRGELAVFFEEWCAASPESQVDLDRVLPTESGLVVTWTGRGVLSGHFPHLPPTAVRGSRIELPAISVLDLDRDGLIVSHTDYYDALSLLQQIGVLAA; this is encoded by the coding sequence ATGAAGATCGAATTGGCCGAACGCTGGGCCACCGCGTTCAACAACCACGACGCGGCCGCCTTCGTGGCCTGTTACGCGGAAACCGGAATCCTCGAGGACAAGGCGCTGCGCCGGACCTTCCGCGGTCGCGGGGAACTGGCCGTCTTCTTCGAGGAATGGTGTGCGGCCAGCCCGGAAAGCCAGGTGGACCTGGACCGCGTACTGCCGACGGAGTCCGGCCTGGTGGTCACTTGGACGGGTCGCGGCGTCCTTTCGGGGCATTTCCCCCACCTGCCGCCGACCGCCGTCCGCGGCAGCCGCATCGAATTGCCCGCGATCAGCGTGCTCGATCTCGATCGGGACGGATTGATCGTCAGCCACACCGACTACTACGACGCATTGAGCCTTTTGCAGCAAATCGGCGTTCTCGCCGCCTGA
- a CDS encoding cytochrome P450 family protein translates to MDLDRLGRDFLGNPCPVLAELRERDRIRRVVHHGVPGWLVTRFDDLHAMYTEPRLSVNPRHAPDHVRAVPWVAAAEAMGLGQCLAVVDPPEHTRLRRLAHSAFTPRQVERLRPRARVAAERLIGAAAERGRADIMADVALPLTIEMIMRLIGVPITDSQTFAENTYLFLSSDPADADRVPGAMAWLSAYIAGLVADKQAEPGDDLLSAFVTENDDDRLNATELAAMTLMLLVGGFNTVSGLIAAGLLTLLSHPDQLAALRAEPELIPGAVEEMLRYESTLGSSLLRFATEDFTFAGARIRRGDVVMGSILAANRDPRRFAEPDRFDIRREPGRHLAFGRGIHYCLGAPLARLEAQVAFTVLLERCGSIRLAVPAEDLRWRMMPTVRALEALPVVLSPAE, encoded by the coding sequence ATGGACCTTGATCGGCTTGGCCGGGATTTCCTCGGCAACCCCTGCCCGGTGCTGGCGGAACTGCGGGAACGGGACCGGATCCGGCGGGTGGTGCACCACGGCGTGCCGGGCTGGCTGGTCACCCGGTTCGACGACCTCCACGCGATGTACACCGAGCCGAGGCTGTCGGTGAACCCCCGCCACGCGCCCGATCACGTGCGCGCCGTGCCGTGGGTGGCGGCCGCCGAAGCGATGGGGCTCGGGCAGTGCCTCGCCGTGGTGGACCCACCCGAGCACACGCGACTGCGCCGGCTCGCGCACAGCGCGTTCACCCCGCGCCAGGTGGAACGGCTGCGCCCGCGGGCACGCGTGGCCGCCGAGCGGCTGATCGGCGCGGCGGCCGAGCGCGGCCGCGCCGACATCATGGCGGACGTTGCGCTCCCGCTGACCATCGAGATGATCATGCGGCTGATCGGCGTGCCGATCACCGACAGCCAGACGTTCGCGGAGAACACCTACCTGTTCCTGTCCAGCGACCCGGCCGACGCGGACCGGGTGCCCGGCGCGATGGCCTGGCTGTCCGCATACATCGCCGGACTGGTGGCCGACAAGCAGGCCGAGCCCGGTGACGACCTGCTCAGCGCGTTCGTCACCGAGAACGACGACGATCGGCTCAACGCCACCGAACTGGCGGCGATGACGCTGATGCTGCTCGTCGGCGGGTTCAACACCGTGTCCGGCCTGATCGCGGCCGGGCTGCTGACCCTGCTGAGCCACCCGGACCAGCTCGCCGCGCTGCGTGCCGAACCGGAGCTGATCCCCGGCGCGGTCGAGGAGATGCTGCGCTACGAATCCACCCTCGGTTCGAGCCTGCTGCGGTTCGCCACCGAGGACTTCACCTTCGCGGGCGCGCGGATCCGCCGCGGGGACGTGGTGATGGGCTCGATACTGGCGGCCAATCGCGATCCGCGGCGGTTCGCCGAACCCGACCGGTTCGACATCCGCCGCGAGCCGGGGCGGCACCTGGCCTTCGGCCGCGGCATCCACTACTGCCTGGGCGCCCCGCTGGCCAGGTTGGAGGCCCAGGTCGCGTTCACCGTGCTGCTGGAACGCTGTGGCAGTATCCGTCTTGCCGTCCCTGCCGAGGATTTGCGATGGCGGATGATGCCGACGGTACGTGCGCTGGAGGCGCTGCCGGTTGTGTTGAGCCCGGCCGAATAG
- a CDS encoding aspartate aminotransferase family protein: MDFADRARRVLPGGNTRTTIFVPPHPPYAVSGEGAVLTDDTGHRVIDGNNNYTSLIHGHAHPDVLAAAIEAAQRGTAFGLPTHAEVALAEHLRDRTGIEQWRFCNSGSEAVLMLLRAARAHTGRDLVVRFEGSYHGTGDALVSPDAPGVAPSAVLVLPQHDLGALTAAMREHGDRVAAVLIDLMPNHAGLAPADPAYVEALRDLTRQHGALLAIDEIITFRLHEGGLHRTYGIEPDLVAVGKVIGGGFPVGAIGGSAEVLAPFAPAAGAVSWGGTFNANPVTMAAGLTALTLFGTAEIAALNQRGDELRSRLRAEGVAVNGSGSLLRLMTPDPTRLWWDLYRRGVLIGTNGLLALSTAMTPDHLDQIAEAVTTS, encoded by the coding sequence GTGGACTTCGCGGACCGGGCCCGGCGCGTGCTGCCGGGCGGCAACACCCGGACGACCATATTCGTCCCGCCCCACCCGCCCTACGCGGTCAGCGGCGAAGGCGCGGTCCTCACCGACGACACCGGCCACCGGGTCATCGACGGCAACAACAACTACACCTCGCTGATCCACGGCCACGCCCACCCGGACGTGCTCGCCGCGGCCATCGAAGCCGCCCAGCGCGGCACCGCGTTCGGCCTGCCGACCCACGCCGAAGTCGCGCTCGCCGAGCACCTGCGCGACCGCACCGGGATCGAGCAGTGGCGGTTCTGCAACTCGGGCTCCGAGGCCGTGCTGATGCTCCTGCGCGCGGCCCGGGCGCACACCGGCCGCGACCTCGTCGTGCGGTTCGAAGGCAGCTACCACGGCACCGGCGACGCCCTCGTCTCCCCCGATGCGCCGGGTGTGGCACCCAGCGCGGTGCTCGTCCTGCCGCAGCACGACCTCGGCGCGCTCACCGCCGCGATGCGAGAGCACGGGGACCGGGTCGCCGCGGTGCTGATCGACCTCATGCCCAACCACGCCGGTCTGGCCCCCGCCGATCCCGCCTACGTCGAGGCGCTTCGCGACCTCACCCGGCAGCACGGCGCATTGCTCGCCATCGACGAGATCATCACGTTCCGCCTGCACGAAGGCGGACTGCATCGCACGTACGGCATCGAGCCCGATCTCGTGGCCGTGGGCAAGGTGATCGGCGGTGGTTTCCCCGTCGGAGCGATCGGCGGCAGCGCCGAAGTCCTGGCGCCGTTCGCCCCGGCCGCGGGCGCGGTGTCCTGGGGCGGCACCTTCAACGCCAACCCGGTCACGATGGCCGCCGGGCTCACCGCGCTCACCCTGTTCGGCACCGCGGAAATCGCCGCACTGAACCAGCGCGGCGACGAACTGCGGTCCCGGCTTCGCGCGGAAGGCGTGGCCGTCAACGGCTCAGGCTCCCTGCTGCGGCTGATGACGCCCGACCCCACCCGGCTGTGGTGGGACCTCTACCGGCGAGGAGTACTGATCGGGACCAACGGCCTGCTCGCCCTGTCCACCGCCATGACACCGGACCACCTCGACCAGATCGCCGAAGCCGTCACCACCAGCTAG
- a CDS encoding SDR family oxidoreductase, with amino-acid sequence MPGLSPGLTVTNTFKPLGADRQAAIYEELRRTVPLHRPGTTAEMAKAAVYLASDESAYTVGTVLRVDGGIGELAY; translated from the coding sequence GTGCCTGGACTGAGCCCGGGCCTGACCGTCACCAACACCTTCAAACCGCTCGGCGCCGACCGCCAGGCCGCCATCTACGAGGAACTCCGGCGGACCGTGCCCCTCCATCGGCCGGGAACCACCGCCGAGATGGCGAAGGCGGCGGTCTATCTCGCCTCGGACGAATCCGCCTACACCGTCGGCACCGTGCTGCGCGTGGACGGCGGCATCGGGGAGCTTGCCTACTAG
- a CDS encoding DUF6292 family protein, with product MEHPEPDTRTLERALRQYVRAVAAAVGVPDESTTVEISDTATAYLGLPLRWADRPGHDVMLVWNERRGWSLAVETDPAAAPILLAHHGGDVVPAPDAVARFVTDTAAGHHPGQARPGPASTATRGSLAERLKPYVHDATG from the coding sequence GTGGAACACCCCGAACCCGACACCAGAACCCTCGAACGCGCCCTCCGCCAGTACGTGCGGGCGGTCGCGGCCGCGGTCGGCGTTCCGGACGAGAGCACCACGGTGGAGATCAGCGACACCGCCACCGCCTACCTCGGCCTGCCCCTCCGGTGGGCCGACCGGCCCGGCCACGACGTCATGCTGGTCTGGAACGAACGGCGCGGCTGGTCGCTCGCGGTGGAAACCGATCCCGCCGCGGCCCCCATCCTCCTCGCCCACCACGGCGGCGACGTCGTGCCCGCCCCGGACGCGGTGGCGCGGTTCGTCACCGACACCGCCGCCGGGCACCACCCCGGCCAGGCGCGTCCCGGCCCGGCGAGCACCGCGACCCGCGGATCGCTGGCCGAACGGCTGAAGCCCTACGTCCACGACGCGACAGGCTGA
- a CDS encoding FAD-dependent monooxygenase, with product MSGISVLVAGASIAGPALAHWLHRWGAEVTVVERASELRPGGQAVDARGVAKEVIGRMGLDAAVRAACTDTAGAHTVDADGQVLQTFHAEDDGGDGFIADIEILRGDLSRVLYDDTRDSVEYLFGDRIAELTQDADGVGVTFAGGDRRRFDLVVGADGLHSALRAMVFGPHERFLHHLGHVLAFYSVPNEFGLDRWLLEYQEQESGRSALLRPIQDATRAMAMFYFASPEFDVDYRDVAAQKVLLRERMAGLGWLTQDILAHLDDTPDFYLDQVAQVVMDRWSNGRVGLLGDAAFSSSPMSGQGTGLALVGAYVLAGELAAAGWDPDAGFARYEARMRSFVEANQEIGRLNARSRDVPGAEPPPDFTGEWFTELVGRAINGVELPDYAGVPDAEAVAPR from the coding sequence GTGAGCGGCATCAGTGTGCTGGTGGCAGGGGCGAGCATCGCGGGGCCCGCGCTGGCCCACTGGTTGCACCGGTGGGGAGCCGAGGTAACCGTGGTGGAGCGAGCGTCCGAGCTGCGTCCCGGCGGGCAGGCGGTGGATGCGCGCGGGGTGGCCAAGGAGGTCATCGGGCGCATGGGGCTGGACGCCGCGGTGCGCGCGGCGTGCACGGACACCGCCGGCGCGCACACCGTGGACGCGGACGGGCAGGTGCTGCAAACCTTCCACGCCGAGGACGACGGTGGTGACGGGTTCATCGCCGACATCGAGATCCTGCGCGGGGACCTGTCGCGGGTGCTCTACGACGACACCCGCGACAGCGTCGAGTACCTCTTCGGCGACCGGATCGCCGAACTCACCCAGGACGCGGACGGGGTCGGCGTGACCTTCGCGGGCGGCGACCGGCGGCGCTTCGACCTGGTGGTCGGGGCCGACGGGCTGCACTCGGCACTGCGGGCGATGGTCTTCGGGCCGCATGAGCGGTTCCTCCACCACCTCGGGCACGTGCTGGCCTTCTACAGCGTGCCCAACGAGTTCGGGCTGGATCGCTGGCTGCTCGAATACCAGGAGCAGGAGTCCGGGCGCTCGGCACTCCTGCGGCCCATCCAGGACGCCACCCGGGCGATGGCGATGTTCTACTTCGCCTCGCCTGAGTTCGATGTGGACTACCGTGACGTCGCGGCCCAGAAGGTTCTGCTGCGCGAGCGGATGGCGGGCTTGGGCTGGTTGACCCAGGACATCCTCGCGCACCTGGACGACACCCCGGACTTCTACCTCGACCAGGTCGCCCAGGTGGTGATGGACCGCTGGTCGAACGGACGGGTGGGACTGCTCGGGGACGCGGCGTTCAGCTCGTCGCCGATGTCCGGGCAGGGCACCGGGCTGGCCCTGGTCGGGGCCTACGTGCTGGCCGGTGAACTGGCCGCCGCCGGCTGGGATCCCGACGCCGGGTTTGCCCGCTACGAGGCGCGGATGCGCTCGTTCGTCGAGGCCAACCAGGAGATCGGCAGGCTGAACGCCCGCAGCCGCGACGTCCCCGGCGCCGAGCCGCCACCCGATTTCACCGGCGAATGGTTCACCGAGCTGGTCGGGCGCGCGATCAACGGCGTCGAGCTGCCCGACTACGCGGGGGTGCCGGACGCGGAGGCTGTCGCTCCTCGGTGA